One segment of Leptotrichia sp. oral taxon 215 str. W9775 DNA contains the following:
- the trpA gene encoding tryptophan synthase subunit alpha, whose product MNKNVSDVFKEKEKVNIGYIVAGYPGIDFTKEFLLNLDKTSIDILEIGIPYSDPLADGKLISNASFIASEAGITTDTVFELLTSVKDNITKPLVFLVYYNLVFAYGVDNFIENCVKSGIKGIIIPDLPYEEAHEISEKLKKNNIAFIPLVSVTSEKRISKIASLGDGFVYAIGSLGVTGTKQVNLERLKNFISEIKNASKLPVSLGFGIRTNEDVKNMRQYADGVIIGTSIVDLTSSGNVEFTVNEINKLFEV is encoded by the coding sequence ATGAATAAAAATGTTTCTGATGTATTTAAAGAAAAGGAAAAAGTTAATATAGGCTATATTGTAGCCGGTTATCCTGGCATTGATTTTACTAAGGAGTTTTTACTTAATCTGGACAAAACTTCAATAGATATTCTGGAAATAGGAATTCCCTATTCTGACCCGCTTGCTGATGGAAAACTTATTTCGAATGCTTCATTTATAGCTTCAGAAGCAGGAATTACCACTGATACTGTGTTTGAACTTTTGACTTCAGTAAAGGATAACATTACAAAACCTCTAGTTTTTCTAGTTTACTATAACCTCGTTTTTGCCTATGGAGTCGATAATTTTATTGAAAACTGTGTAAAATCAGGTATCAAGGGAATTATTATTCCTGATCTTCCTTATGAGGAAGCACATGAAATTTCAGAAAAACTGAAAAAAAATAATATTGCATTTATTCCGCTTGTAAGTGTTACTTCTGAAAAAAGAATTTCAAAAATCGCATCACTGGGGGATGGTTTCGTATACGCAATCGGTTCTCTGGGAGTTACCGGTACAAAGCAGGTTAATCTGGAAAGACTGAAAAACTTCATCTCAGAAATAAAGAATGCTTCCAAACTGCCTGTTTCCCTAGGATTTGGAATAAGAACCAATGAAGATGTAAAAAATATGAGACAATATGCTGACGGAGTTATTATAGGAACAAGCATTGTTGATTTAACTTCTTCAGGAAATGTTGAATTTACTGTTAATGAAATAAATAAGCTATTTGAAGTTTAG
- a CDS encoding VWA domain-containing protein, translating to MKIEVSLTSHLVKPIKYYINSIYRKKVVPKEGSIIYSDFGSAGVYIGNDRIVTINENGLSAEDDEVKCMTMEEFIKNSHFPESLYVSSNEEGAIENKKVAEAAERYIGEKNKYRLVFKDSSSFIKKCLDYSEENFFGQSEDITESNMSELGLLKQKAKNKTGAVKWFLQDLREYNFAYDEISDKISDETVHEENFSINEVSDSEKEEFRKLNVGKIIKNYEEVPLNDDIMKHLNREYREMLDFFREINSEKIPDPVIKIVIKIIKVLEEIILGYEQNENSVKGLGGDFTFKQLKEMGDEFRHLVQEMNRNRHIRDVLKRLGKGNVSVEKQDKSKVAKIKKDELFGINKSGNISRMLPSELLNLEDENLKYLFYAKYLENSLLTYEIKGKDEVEKNEVEEKISNKGPIVVCLDTSGSMKGTPLLRAKALVLSIIKILRNENRELYVILFGAKGQFQEISLEGEEDITKAVKFLKKSYEGGTDFETPLKRGIEIISEKEVYKKADILMVTDGSCRISYQFKRILKEEKERLDFKIYTVICDADRVEKDFSDGVIVI from the coding sequence TTGAAAATAGAAGTTTCATTGACATCGCATCTTGTAAAGCCGATAAAATACTATATAAACAGTATTTACAGAAAAAAGGTTGTTCCTAAGGAAGGAAGTATCATATACAGTGATTTTGGTTCTGCCGGAGTTTATATCGGTAATGATAGGATTGTGACTATAAATGAAAATGGATTGTCAGCTGAAGATGATGAAGTAAAGTGCATGACAATGGAGGAATTTATAAAAAATTCTCATTTTCCTGAAAGTTTGTATGTTTCTTCAAATGAAGAAGGGGCAATTGAAAATAAAAAGGTTGCAGAAGCCGCAGAAAGATATATTGGAGAAAAGAATAAATACAGGCTTGTATTTAAGGATAGCTCAAGTTTTATAAAGAAATGTCTGGATTATTCGGAAGAGAATTTTTTTGGGCAGTCGGAGGATATTACTGAAAGTAATATGAGTGAACTGGGGCTTTTAAAACAGAAGGCGAAAAACAAGACAGGGGCTGTAAAGTGGTTTTTACAGGATTTAAGGGAGTATAATTTTGCATATGATGAAATATCTGATAAAATATCTGATGAAACGGTACATGAGGAGAATTTTTCCATAAATGAAGTTTCAGACAGTGAAAAGGAAGAATTTAGAAAGCTGAATGTAGGAAAGATTATAAAAAATTATGAGGAAGTTCCCCTAAATGATGATATAATGAAGCATCTTAACAGGGAATACAGGGAAATGCTGGATTTTTTCAGGGAAATAAATAGTGAGAAAATACCTGATCCCGTCATAAAAATTGTAATAAAAATTATTAAAGTGCTTGAAGAAATAATACTTGGATATGAGCAGAATGAAAATTCAGTAAAAGGTCTTGGAGGAGACTTTACTTTTAAGCAGCTTAAGGAAATGGGAGATGAATTTAGGCATCTTGTACAGGAAATGAATAGAAACAGGCATATAAGGGATGTCCTGAAAAGGCTTGGAAAAGGAAATGTATCGGTTGAAAAGCAGGATAAAAGTAAAGTTGCAAAAATAAAAAAGGATGAGCTGTTTGGAATAAATAAAAGTGGAAATATATCAAGAATGCTGCCTTCAGAACTTCTAAACCTTGAAGATGAGAATCTGAAGTATCTTTTTTATGCAAAATATCTTGAAAACAGTCTTTTAACTTATGAAATTAAGGGAAAAGATGAAGTTGAGAAAAATGAGGTAGAAGAAAAAATAAGTAATAAAGGACCGATTGTAGTATGTCTTGATACTTCAGGAAGTATGAAGGGGACACCGCTTTTAAGGGCAAAGGCACTGGTGCTTTCAATTATAAAAATATTAAGGAATGAAAATAGGGAATTATATGTTATACTATTTGGAGCGAAAGGTCAGTTTCAGGAAATTTCACTGGAGGGTGAGGAAGATATTACTAAGGCGGTAAAATTTCTTAAAAAGAGCTATGAAGGGGGAACTGATTTTGAAACTCCCTTAAAACGGGGAATAGAAATAATTTCTGAAAAGGAAGTTTATAAGAAGGCTGACATATTGATGGTAACAGATGGTTCCTGCCGTATATCCTATCAGTTTAAAAGAATATTGAAGGAAGAAAAGGAAAGACTGGATTTTAAAATATACACTGTTATATGTGATGCTGACAGGGTGGAAAAGGACTTCAGTGACGGAGTTATAGTTATTTAA
- a CDS encoding DKNYY domain-containing protein, which yields MKIRKNLLKILTLLILSGSIINAGYIKEKNTIYFTDETTEPERKEIVKNVDFRTFKIFEENDDFARDKNNIYYKNKKVENVDVNSFQVEGFYFAKDKNNTFYISNDELMKIKGFRPEGSYAIVQLFVPALLINKYGIYMVKYENDEIVAKSIKPEEMDMDTLEVLASEESFAVFYLKDKNNVYFINYTAGEQKSIDNNIENEDDVENDNDDFVIQIEKLAGADRDTFEIVSVYGKDKNNLYFYNQKIKGINTKTFKLVGSGEFVVKDDKGVYYFVNREMKKLQNADSNTFEEVSKNEYYQDKNGVYYYDEYEGTMTKLKGADSKTFEGISYTLGKDKNAIYKKENRLSGIDPATFEEIDAAFTKDKNNIYYEDVPMKGIDPKTFEPFVNYTHVKDKNGIHHFYQFNDDLVVEKVELSPEIDLKTLQSFENYAEYSKDKNNVYYDFQKIEGADIKTFEPEGFFIGKDKKGIYYKTHKINGIDVNSTEVLENEFYKDKNNIYYRNKKLENFKPENFEVISSSLVGQNEDFYYFTEDENNNTKFILLENKNVDAETFEVLDEEYTKDKNNVYYKGKILKGADVKTFDIHYNKSDNGYKIKDKNKVYKIVND from the coding sequence ATGAAGATTAGAAAAAATTTATTAAAAATTTTAACATTGCTTATTTTATCAGGAAGCATTATAAATGCAGGTTATATTAAAGAAAAAAATACAATTTATTTTACTGATGAAACTACAGAACCTGAAAGAAAGGAAATTGTAAAAAACGTAGATTTCAGGACTTTTAAAATTTTTGAAGAAAATGATGATTTTGCAAGGGATAAAAATAATATTTATTATAAAAATAAAAAAGTAGAAAATGTGGATGTGAATTCTTTTCAGGTAGAAGGTTTTTATTTTGCAAAGGATAAAAATAATACTTTTTATATATCAAATGATGAGCTCATGAAAATTAAAGGTTTTAGACCTGAGGGGAGCTATGCTATCGTTCAATTATTTGTGCCGGCTTTACTTATAAATAAATATGGTATTTATATGGTTAAATATGAAAATGATGAAATCGTAGCAAAATCTATAAAACCTGAAGAAATGGATATGGATACGCTGGAAGTTTTAGCTTCAGAAGAAAGTTTTGCTGTTTTTTATTTAAAGGATAAGAATAATGTCTATTTTATCAATTATACAGCAGGTGAACAGAAATCCATAGATAACAATATTGAAAATGAAGATGATGTGGAAAATGATAACGATGATTTTGTTATTCAAATAGAAAAATTAGCTGGAGCAGACCGTGACACTTTTGAAATAGTCTCTGTATATGGAAAAGATAAAAATAATCTATATTTCTACAACCAAAAAATAAAAGGGATAAATACAAAAACTTTTAAACTCGTTGGTTCAGGTGAATTTGTTGTTAAAGATGACAAAGGGGTGTATTATTTTGTAAATAGAGAAATGAAAAAACTTCAAAATGCTGATTCCAATACTTTTGAAGAAGTTTCAAAAAATGAATATTATCAGGATAAAAATGGGGTCTATTACTATGATGAATATGAAGGTACAATGACAAAATTAAAAGGGGCAGATTCGAAAACTTTTGAAGGAATCAGCTATACTTTGGGAAAGGATAAAAATGCCATTTATAAGAAGGAAAATAGGCTGTCTGGTATTGATCCTGCAACATTTGAAGAGATAGATGCCGCTTTTACTAAAGATAAAAATAATATTTATTATGAAGATGTTCCAATGAAAGGAATTGATCCTAAAACTTTTGAACCATTTGTAAATTATACACATGTAAAGGATAAAAATGGAATACATCACTTTTATCAGTTCAATGATGACCTTGTTGTTGAAAAAGTTGAACTTTCACCTGAAATTGATTTAAAAACTTTACAATCTTTTGAAAATTACGCTGAATATTCAAAAGATAAAAACAATGTTTACTATGATTTCCAAAAAATAGAAGGGGCAGATATAAAGACTTTTGAACCTGAGGGATTTTTTATTGGAAAAGATAAAAAGGGAATATATTATAAAACCCATAAAATAAACGGTATAGATGTAAATAGTACTGAAGTTTTGGAAAATGAATTCTACAAGGATAAAAATAATATTTATTATAGAAATAAAAAGCTGGAAAATTTCAAACCTGAAAACTTCGAAGTGATATCCTCTTCTTTAGTAGGGCAAAATGAAGATTTTTACTATTTTACCGAAGATGAAAATAATAATACAAAATTTATTCTGTTAGAAAATAAAAATGTCGATGCCGAAACTTTTGAAGTACTTGATGAAGAATACACAAAGGATAAGAATAATGTCTATTATAAAGGTAAAATTCTAAAGGGAGCAGATGTAAAAACATTTGATATACATTATAATAAAAGTGATAATGGATATAAAATAAAGGATAAAAATAAAGTTTATAAAATAGTAAATGATTAA
- the trpD gene encoding anthranilate phosphoribosyltransferase, with the protein MILLIDNYDSFVFNVEQYLKELTNEEVKTVRNDEITLEGIRELNPDRIVLSPGPKHPKDSGICLEILKNIDNIPILGICLGHQAFGLVFGGKIEKLETPLHGKTSEITVTDKNSILFKDMPEKFNVMRYHSLYVSEENLPEDLAVTAKSNDGIIMALEHRTKSIYGVQFHPESFFTEYGKNIIRNFIVNTKKISSQDYNEKIEELERKKADEVFKKSLKKLQDNIPLGDNDFKEICEVINSKNYDIVQLGALLVLISEKSLYPESLTAFVKNILEYSTTFSDDTPMIDLCGTGGDGLKTINISTTVAFIVAAMGVKVAKHGNKSVTSKSGSSDVIDKLGLTMEKSLITQLNKLENSNLAFFHAPFFHKLIGEVREVRQRLGIRTVFNVLGPLLHPNRKLKYQLVGLYHEPVHRLYAETLQLLGREHALVVRGNDGLDEISICDETKIVEVKGDKILEYTVSPETFGFKRAFHADIEGGTPEENAEILVRTLKGEENSPKSDIVILNAMFALYTADFVKHPAEAKPLILEAINSGKVYDFYKKYTGK; encoded by the coding sequence ATGATACTACTTATTGATAACTATGATTCTTTTGTATTTAATGTGGAGCAATATTTAAAGGAACTTACAAATGAAGAAGTAAAAACTGTGAGAAATGATGAAATTACACTTGAAGGAATAAGAGAGCTGAACCCTGACAGGATTGTACTTTCTCCCGGACCTAAACATCCTAAAGATAGCGGTATATGTCTTGAAATTCTTAAAAACATTGATAATATCCCCATACTTGGTATATGTCTTGGCCATCAGGCTTTCGGCCTTGTTTTTGGAGGGAAAATTGAAAAGCTTGAAACACCTTTACATGGAAAAACTTCAGAAATTACGGTAACTGATAAAAATTCAATTTTATTTAAGGACATGCCTGAAAAATTTAATGTAATGCGTTATCATTCACTGTATGTAAGCGAAGAAAACCTTCCTGAAGACCTTGCAGTAACAGCAAAATCCAATGACGGTATTATAATGGCTCTGGAACACAGAACAAAAAGCATTTACGGGGTACAGTTCCATCCCGAATCATTTTTTACCGAATATGGTAAAAATATTATAAGAAACTTTATCGTAAATACAAAAAAGATTTCTTCACAGGACTATAATGAAAAAATAGAAGAACTTGAAAGAAAGAAAGCAGATGAAGTTTTCAAGAAATCCCTGAAAAAGTTGCAGGATAACATTCCTTTAGGAGATAATGATTTTAAGGAAATATGTGAAGTCATAAATTCTAAAAATTATGATATTGTACAGCTTGGAGCACTCCTTGTACTTATTTCTGAAAAAAGTCTATATCCTGAATCCCTTACAGCTTTTGTAAAAAATATTCTAGAGTACAGCACTACATTTTCAGATGACACTCCTATGATTGATCTCTGCGGAACAGGAGGAGATGGCCTTAAGACAATAAACATTTCCACAACTGTTGCATTTATTGTTGCAGCCATGGGAGTAAAAGTTGCAAAACATGGAAATAAATCTGTAACAAGTAAAAGTGGAAGCAGCGATGTAATTGATAAACTTGGATTAACTATGGAAAAATCACTTATTACCCAGCTGAATAAACTTGAAAACAGCAATCTTGCATTTTTCCATGCTCCATTCTTCCATAAGCTTATAGGGGAAGTGAGGGAAGTGAGACAGAGACTTGGAATAAGAACTGTGTTTAACGTGCTCGGACCTCTTCTTCATCCAAACAGAAAGCTGAAATACCAGCTTGTGGGACTTTATCACGAACCTGTACATAGACTTTATGCTGAAACATTGCAGCTTCTTGGAAGGGAACATGCACTTGTTGTAAGGGGAAATGACGGTCTTGATGAAATTTCTATCTGTGATGAAACAAAAATTGTAGAAGTAAAAGGTGACAAAATACTTGAATACACTGTTTCTCCTGAAACATTTGGATTTAAGAGGGCCTTTCATGCAGACATTGAAGGTGGGACTCCTGAGGAAAATGCTGAAATTCTAGTAAGAACCCTTAAAGGAGAAGAAAATTCACCTAAATCAGATATTGTAATCCTGAATGCAATGTTTGCCCTTTATACTGCAGATTTTGTTAAACATCCTGCAGAAGCTAAACCTTTAATACTTGAAGCTATAAACAGTGGAAAAGTCTACGATTTTTACAAAAAATATACTGGAAAATAG
- a CDS encoding MFS transporter: MERKNINKMIFLMFLCIIVYNLAHPATPGLIELRNWKKSISGEFLAVMSTAMFISSPYLGALADNIGMKRIFVFMPLMYGTAQVFFGFVNYLPVIFLARAFSGFASGGTYAVAFGYVSHLSSKETKSKNIAKVSSAAVIGGAIGQKIGGMVAKIDTRYPFGLQFICGCTVSLLIFLILKEIKDKKDNEGESKEKKNLNPFATFRYIFELDNYSKFFCFIIFLSSIGIYSYASALNYFLKFQIKVTSDTIGTFVMFSSLLAFLGTSVILVRLITKYDEKLIHRIMIFIGIILMSIILYRLNFGTVSYVLMAVYTMTYEIVRSLGNSIIAHRYKNEQGKILGVASAVGFLGNAIGSLLSGYLLNANSRLPFIVNISIMSVVLVFLLVQGVTAKK; this comes from the coding sequence ATGGAGAGAAAAAATATAAATAAAATGATATTTTTAATGTTTTTATGTATTATTGTATATAATTTGGCACATCCGGCAACTCCAGGGCTTATAGAACTGAGGAACTGGAAAAAAAGTATTTCAGGAGAATTTCTGGCGGTAATGAGTACGGCAATGTTTATTTCATCACCGTATTTAGGGGCATTGGCTGATAATATAGGAATGAAAAGGATATTTGTCTTTATGCCGCTTATGTATGGAACGGCACAGGTATTTTTTGGATTTGTAAACTATTTACCGGTAATTTTTCTGGCAAGGGCTTTTTCAGGATTTGCTTCAGGTGGTACATATGCAGTAGCTTTTGGATATGTGAGTCATCTGTCATCGAAAGAAACGAAAAGTAAGAATATAGCAAAAGTCAGTTCGGCTGCAGTAATTGGAGGGGCAATAGGTCAGAAAATAGGAGGAATGGTTGCAAAAATAGATACGAGATATCCTTTCGGACTGCAATTTATATGCGGATGTACAGTTTCGCTGCTTATATTTTTAATTTTAAAGGAAATTAAGGATAAAAAGGATAATGAAGGGGAATCAAAGGAAAAGAAAAATCTTAATCCTTTTGCAACATTCAGATATATATTTGAACTTGATAACTATTCAAAATTTTTCTGTTTTATAATATTCCTTTCAAGTATTGGAATATATTCGTATGCAAGTGCCCTGAACTATTTTCTGAAGTTTCAGATTAAGGTAACTTCAGATACAATTGGAACATTTGTTATGTTTTCTTCGCTTCTTGCGTTTTTGGGAACGAGTGTTATTTTAGTAAGACTTATTACAAAATATGACGAAAAATTGATACATAGAATTATGATTTTCATTGGGATTATACTGATGTCAATTATATTGTACAGACTTAATTTTGGAACAGTTTCATATGTACTGATGGCAGTATATACAATGACTTATGAAATAGTCAGATCTCTTGGAAACAGTATTATTGCACATAGATATAAAAATGAGCAGGGGAAAATACTGGGAGTAGCTTCTGCCGTAGGATTTTTAGGAAATGCAATAGGTTCGCTGCTGTCAGGATACCTGCTTAATGCAAATTCACGACTGCCTTTTATAGTAAATATTTCCATAATGTCTGTTGTACTTGTATTTTTACTTGTTCAGGGAGTAACAGCAAAAAAATAG
- a CDS encoding phosphoribosylanthranilate isomerase: MNNNRFTRLKICGIRSIEEIEELKDLPVNYFGCIFVSKSPRFVSNELAKKITEIAHSAEKKTVGVFLDEKIENIIDIIKKTDIDTVQLHGNETPEYCKELYSKLEEYEKEYNKKIKIWKAFSVKDSLPEIKEYSKYIEFPLFDAKGVNAGGNGIVFDWNILSSMEEYSFILAGGLEKENIAEALSYSPAILDVNSKVEINNRKNRKLIEEVISEIRNKNLQ, from the coding sequence ATGAATAATAACAGGTTTACCAGATTGAAAATATGTGGTATAAGAAGTATTGAGGAAATTGAGGAATTAAAAGATTTACCAGTTAATTACTTTGGATGTATCTTTGTTTCAAAAAGTCCGAGATTTGTTTCTAATGAACTTGCCAAAAAAATTACTGAAATTGCACATTCAGCAGAAAAAAAGACAGTTGGAGTTTTTCTCGATGAAAAGATTGAAAATATTATCGATATAATCAAAAAAACTGACATTGATACTGTTCAGCTGCACGGAAACGAAACTCCCGAATACTGTAAGGAACTCTATTCAAAACTTGAGGAATATGAAAAGGAATATAATAAAAAAATAAAAATATGGAAAGCCTTCAGTGTAAAGGACAGCCTGCCTGAAATAAAAGAATACAGTAAATATATTGAATTTCCATTATTTGATGCAAAGGGAGTAAATGCCGGTGGAAATGGAATTGTATTTGACTGGAATATATTAAGCAGTATGGAAGAATATTCTTTTATACTTGCAGGAGGACTTGAAAAGGAAAATATAGCCGAAGCACTTTCATACAGTCCTGCCATACTTGATGTAAACAGCAAAGTTGAAATAAATAACCGTAAAAACAGAAAATTGATTGAAGAAGTAATATCTGAAATAAGAAATAAGAATTTACAGTAA
- the trpB gene encoding tryptophan synthase subunit beta: MKNNPKNNNFNEKAYFGKFGGQYVPETAMFALIELEKEYEKVKNDKEFQEELQYLLKNYVGRETPLFYAKNLSDHYGHDIYLKREDLNHTGAHKINNALGQVLLAKRMGKKKVIAETGAGQHGVATATAAALLGLECDVYMGAVDIERQKLNVFRMELLGAKVVSVEDGLKTLKEATTAAIQSWVAEIENVFYVIGSAVGPHPYPSMVKDFQSVIGTEARKQIESLGKHADHVIACVGGGSNAIGIFSGFLNDETTKLYGVEAGGHGITTDMHAATLTLGKEGIIHGMKTYVLQNKYGQISPVHSISAGLDYPGVGPEHAHLFETGRVSYAAITDNEAMDALILTTRKEGIIPAIESAHALAYLEKLCPALPKDKRETIIVNVSGRGDKDMHTVFSILKGENVNE; this comes from the coding sequence ATGAAAAATAATCCTAAAAATAATAATTTTAACGAAAAAGCCTATTTTGGTAAATTTGGAGGACAATATGTTCCTGAAACTGCAATGTTTGCCCTGATAGAGCTGGAAAAGGAATATGAAAAAGTCAAAAATGATAAGGAATTTCAGGAAGAACTCCAGTATCTCCTTAAAAACTATGTAGGGCGTGAAACACCGTTATTTTATGCAAAAAATCTCAGTGACCACTATGGTCATGACATTTATCTGAAAAGGGAGGATTTAAACCATACAGGAGCTCACAAGATAAATAATGCCCTCGGTCAAGTTCTTCTAGCTAAAAGAATGGGGAAAAAGAAAGTTATAGCCGAAACAGGTGCAGGACAGCACGGAGTTGCCACTGCCACTGCCGCGGCACTTCTTGGTCTTGAATGTGATGTTTATATGGGAGCTGTTGACATTGAAAGACAGAAACTTAATGTCTTCCGTATGGAACTACTTGGAGCAAAGGTTGTTTCTGTAGAAGACGGCCTGAAAACTCTTAAGGAAGCCACAACTGCGGCTATACAGTCATGGGTTGCAGAAATAGAAAATGTTTTTTATGTAATAGGTTCTGCCGTAGGCCCTCATCCTTATCCTTCAATGGTAAAGGATTTCCAGTCAGTTATTGGAACTGAAGCAAGAAAACAGATAGAAAGTCTTGGAAAACATGCCGATCATGTCATTGCCTGTGTAGGTGGTGGAAGTAATGCCATAGGGATATTCTCAGGATTCCTTAATGATGAAACTACAAAACTTTACGGAGTTGAAGCCGGTGGGCACGGTATTACTACAGATATGCATGCCGCTACACTGACTTTAGGTAAAGAAGGAATTATCCACGGAATGAAGACATATGTACTTCAAAATAAGTACGGTCAGATAAGTCCTGTTCACTCTATTTCTGCAGGACTAGATTATCCCGGAGTAGGGCCTGAACATGCTCATTTATTTGAAACTGGAAGAGTATCCTATGCGGCAATAACTGATAATGAAGCTATGGATGCACTTATTCTTACTACAAGAAAGGAAGGAATTATTCCTGCCATTGAAAGTGCTCACGCACTTGCATACCTTGAAAAACTATGCCCTGCATTGCCAAAGGATAAAAGGGAAACAATAATCGTAAATGTTTCAGGAAGAGGAGACAAGGATATGCATACTGTATTTTCCATATTGAAGGGAGAAAATGTAAATGAATAA
- a CDS encoding indole-3-glycerol phosphate synthase TrpC: MDILSEIKEKREIQLEKEKKVYKRPSFKEALKQKGLKIIGEIKRASPSKGKIANDSFNLLNQAKYYVENGVAAFSILTEEEYFKGDNEFIKIVSENFPHIPILRKDFVYTPFQVAHAKFLGASAILLIVRMLNDEELHTLHRLAHELELDVLVEIHDKSELERALKIPDLQILGINNRNLNTFNTDIKITGELIKFIPEEILKNIVLVSESGFLSEDDLKYAENLNVDALLIGEALMKGLIF, translated from the coding sequence ATGGATATATTATCTGAAATAAAGGAAAAACGTGAAATACAGCTGGAAAAGGAAAAAAAGGTATATAAAAGACCATCTTTTAAGGAGGCCTTGAAGCAGAAAGGTTTAAAAATAATAGGTGAAATCAAGAGGGCGTCTCCTTCCAAAGGGAAAATAGCCAATGACAGCTTCAACCTTTTAAATCAGGCTAAATACTATGTTGAAAATGGAGTTGCAGCCTTTTCTATTCTTACGGAAGAGGAATATTTCAAAGGGGATAACGAATTTATAAAAATCGTTTCTGAAAACTTCCCTCATATTCCAATATTGAGAAAGGACTTTGTATACACTCCTTTTCAGGTGGCTCATGCTAAATTTCTTGGAGCTTCTGCAATACTTCTTATAGTGAGAATGTTAAATGATGAGGAACTGCATACACTGCACCGTCTGGCTCACGAACTTGAACTTGATGTATTGGTGGAAATCCACGATAAAAGCGAACTTGAAAGGGCTTTAAAAATACCGGATTTACAAATACTGGGAATAAACAACCGGAATCTTAATACCTTCAATACAGATATAAAAATAACAGGGGAACTTATAAAATTTATTCCTGAAGAAATTCTTAAAAATATTGTTCTTGTCAGCGAAAGCGGATTTTTATCTGAGGATGACTTAAAATATGCCGAAAATCTTAATGTTGATGCTCTTCTTATTGGAGAAGCTCTTATGAAGGGCCTGATATTTTAA